In Nostoc sphaeroides, the genomic window TCAAAGCTTTTGTCAACTCTGGCGATATTTCCTCACTTTTGCCATACTCGACATTCTCCAGAGCAACAGTTTTTCCATTGCCGCTAATCTTGGGGACTGCGGAAAAAGCAACTTGCTGATTTTCACCAGTTTCTACTAATTTCACGCTGGCATTTAAAGCCACTTTCCCATCGCCAGGTAGTCGAAATTCTACATTTTGAGGTTCAATAGTGGTGAGTTGCCCGTTAACGTGGATTTTCTGGCTTTGCAGTTGCGATCGCACATATTCTGAGTTGAAGGCGCGATTAATATCGGCTTCGGTTAACACAACCTGTGCTTTAGCTTCAGTAGGTTTGGTCAGTTCAATTTTGCCAAAAGCCACACTCAGAGGATTAATGGCAACGTTAGTCATTTGCATTTCCAATTCCTCCATGCGGAGGTCTTTCTGCATAACCAAACCTTCGCCTTCAATCTTGACTTCATCTACCTCACCTTGAACTAGTTTCAGAGGGTCAGTTTTGATGTCTATATCTAACTTTTCTACTTCATCTAATTGGCTAGATAATCCTATTTCTGCCGCTTTATTCAGCGCCTGCTCTCCTAATCCAGGACTGTCTGCCATTATTAAATTAACTCCTATAAATAGCATATACTTGAGTTAATCTAAATAAATTATCATCACAATATTATCTATCTGGCGATATAATTAACATTTAAATATTGTCTATCTAAAAGTAGAATTAAATAATTTTATCTAATAAAAGTTTTGGCTTTTCTACTCAGAACTTTTCCGGCGTATACGTAGGAAAACTTATTATCAAATATCGCTCATAAGAAAGATGATATCTTAATAATTTAGTCGTTATACTTATTGTTTTAATTAATGCTGCATCAAAATTTGTTTAAACATAAAGCTTGTAGCGTAGTTTTAAACAAATTTTTGGGTTGGTGCATACTTGTATCGAATTGATATAGAATCTAGTCAATATTATAATAATTTTCTTAAAGGCATAGCAATCTTGATGGATATCTCAATTTTAGTGAGAGATATCTCATTTTTAGGTTGAGATTTACAGCAGTTTTCATGTATTTGAACCACATCTGTCGTAGGGGCAATACCCTGCGGGTTCGGGGGTGACGCTCCTAACGTCGCTAACGCTGCGCTAACGACGGAAACCGCCTTGGCGCAGCCTCTCGTAGAGAAGACTGCAACCCCCTCACCGCAAAGCGTCTACATGAATTGCCCCTACTGCGTGGTCTATTTACCTGAAAATAGCTGTAATTACTTCTGTACCCCTTTCCCGCTCTGCATTCTGTGTGTCTGGAGTGATTTGTTATAAAATTGACATTAACATCAGGGTAATATCTGACTACAAGCTGTTTTATTATTTCAAAACAATGCTATCAGAACGCTTTACCACAGCCCTTACCTACGCCACCCAACTGCACGCCAACCAAGTTCGTAAAGGTTCAGGTGTTCCTTATGTTGCCCATTTATTGGGTGTTGCCAGTATTGCTTTAGAATATGGGGCAAATGAAGATGAAGCGATCGCAGCTCTTTTACACGATGCGATCGAAGATCAAGGTGGCGCTGCAACACGAGAAGAAATTCGCAGTCGTTTTGGTGACAATGTAACAGCAATTGTAGATGGTTGTACTGATGCTGATACAACTCCAAAACCACCTTGGCGAGAGCGCAAGGAAGCATACATTGCTCATATTTCTAACGCATCTTCATCAGTACTGCTCGTGTCATTAGCAGATAAACTTTACAATGCCCAATCTATTCTCAAAGATTATCGGGTTTTGGGCGAATCACTTTGGGAACGTTTTCACGGAGGTAAACAAGGAACTCTTTGGTATTATCGGACGCTTGTGGATGTCTTTAGAAAGACAGGAACCACTATAATCATTGACGAATTAGAACGGGTTGTTTCACAAATTGACGTATTAGCATCTAAATAAAAAATAAAGATATGTTTTTCAAAACGGTAAGAATACAAGAGTCAGAATAAATAAATGAATATCCCAATCATACTGAACTCCTGATCAATTCTGACTTCTGACTCCTATTAGCGGTAGCGAGGCGTTTAGGCTGTGCTGAA contains:
- a CDS encoding DUF2993 domain-containing protein, with product MADSPGLGEQALNKAAEIGLSSQLDEVEKLDIDIKTDPLKLVQGEVDEVKIEGEGLVMQKDLRMEELEMQMTNVAINPLSVAFGKIELTKPTEAKAQVVLTEADINRAFNSEYVRSQLQSQKIHVNGQLTTIEPQNVEFRLPGDGKVALNASVKLVETGENQQVAFSAVPKISGNGKTVALENVEYGKSEEISPELTKALIDQTSEILNLSNFDLEGMSLQVNQLKVEVGKLTLQAEAYVEKIPSP
- a CDS encoding HD domain-containing protein; the protein is MLSERFTTALTYATQLHANQVRKGSGVPYVAHLLGVASIALEYGANEDEAIAALLHDAIEDQGGAATREEIRSRFGDNVTAIVDGCTDADTTPKPPWRERKEAYIAHISNASSSVLLVSLADKLYNAQSILKDYRVLGESLWERFHGGKQGTLWYYRTLVDVFRKTGTTIIIDELERVVSQIDVLASK